The proteins below are encoded in one region of Flavobacterium nackdongense:
- a CDS encoding type I phosphomannose isomerase catalytic subunit, with product MKLYPLQFEPILKERIWGGEKLKTILNKPISSKITGESWELSTVEGDVSVVANGALAGKSLNDLIHSNPTAVLGTEVYQKFGNQFPLLFKYLDAREDLSIQVHPNDELAKIRHNSFGKTEMWYVLQADQDAQLIVGFKEDSNAAEYVENLENKTLLSILDYVAVKEGDVFFLETGTVHAIGAGLVIAEIQQTSDITYRLYDFDRVDAAGNHRELHVDLALDAINYDKIDTYKKYNKNLNQSNTVVDCPYFTTNFIPLDGTIAVNKSGESFTVYMCVDGGFELEYEGSKFNYSKGDTVLIPAALKTFALSGKGSLLEIYIS from the coding sequence ATGAAATTATATCCATTACAATTTGAACCCATTCTGAAAGAAAGAATTTGGGGAGGCGAAAAACTAAAAACGATTTTAAATAAGCCTATTAGTTCCAAAATCACTGGCGAAAGTTGGGAATTATCGACTGTCGAAGGCGATGTAAGTGTGGTTGCCAACGGCGCATTAGCTGGAAAATCACTCAATGATTTGATTCATTCCAATCCAACGGCAGTTTTGGGGACTGAAGTGTATCAAAAATTCGGAAACCAATTTCCATTATTATTTAAATACCTCGATGCCCGCGAAGATTTATCGATACAAGTGCATCCTAACGATGAATTGGCTAAAATACGTCACAATTCTTTTGGGAAAACCGAAATGTGGTATGTGCTGCAAGCGGATCAAGATGCTCAATTGATTGTGGGTTTCAAAGAAGACTCCAATGCTGCTGAATATGTTGAAAATTTAGAAAACAAAACCTTACTTTCGATTCTTGACTATGTTGCCGTAAAAGAAGGTGATGTATTCTTTCTTGAAACAGGAACGGTTCACGCCATTGGAGCTGGATTAGTAATTGCCGAAATTCAACAGACTTCTGATATTACCTATCGTTTGTATGACTTTGATAGAGTAGATGCTGCAGGAAATCACAGGGAATTGCACGTAGATTTGGCTTTGGACGCGATCAATTATGATAAAATTGACACCTATAAAAAATACAATAAAAACCTGAATCAATCGAATACGGTTGTAGATTGTCCTTATTTCACCACTAATTTTATCCCGTTGGATGGAACTATCGCAGTAAACAAATCAGGGGAATCCTTTACGGTGTATATGTGTGTCGATGGTGGTTTCGAATTAGAGTATGAAGGTTCTAAATTCAACTACAGCAAAGGGGATACTGTTTTAATTCCTGCAGCGTTAAAAACTTTTGCCCTTAGCGGGAAAGGGTCGCTTTTAGAAATATACATTTCATAA
- a CDS encoding peroxiredoxin — protein sequence MAVQLGDKIPHFTAKDSNGQDFDSASIVGKKTVVIYFYPKDNTPGCTAQACSFRDQYEDFKDIGAEVIGISSDSVSSHEKFAKRYKLPFLLLSDDSSKLRRLFGVKTNLFGLLPGRVTYVADKDGIIRLIFDSMNATSHIPKALTLLRKFV from the coding sequence ATGGCAGTACAACTTGGCGATAAAATTCCGCACTTCACCGCAAAAGATAGCAATGGACAAGATTTTGACAGCGCTAGCATTGTGGGTAAAAAGACTGTAGTCATATATTTTTATCCCAAAGACAATACACCGGGTTGCACGGCTCAAGCCTGCAGTTTCCGTGATCAATATGAAGATTTTAAAGATATTGGAGCCGAGGTAATCGGAATTAGTAGCGATAGCGTGTCTTCGCACGAAAAGTTTGCCAAACGATACAAACTCCCTTTTCTCTTGCTATCGGATGATTCTAGTAAATTGAGAAGACTATTTGGTGTAAAAACCAACTTGTTTGGCTTGCTGCCTGGTCGTGTAACTTATGTTGCCGACAAAGACGGAATTATTCGATTGATTTTCGATAGTATGAACGCGACAAGCCATATCCCCAAAGCATTGACGCTCCTTCGTAAATTTGTATAA